Proteins co-encoded in one Opitutus terrae PB90-1 genomic window:
- the ispH gene encoding 4-hydroxy-3-methylbut-2-enyl diphosphate reductase produces MKVLRAKSAGFCWGVERAIEITRDYAHQGRKPVYTDGPLIHNRQMMEKLSEEGIREVGDYQSRANIAVNPAAPGENPVMVVRAHGISPERRNYLKSLGMDFKDATCPDVGIIAGKIRLHAKKGYATIIFGDKNHPEAIGLLGYTEGRGYCITSKADIDALPALERVCMVSQSTMFMHEFAELSEYARQKFKEVLVFDTICQATKDRQTDVVALARQGAQAIVVIGGHHSANTVKLASLARLQNLPTYHIETAAELSPEEMKKFTVIGVTAGASTPEFLISEVCAKLEAL; encoded by the coding sequence ATGAAAGTCCTTCGTGCCAAGAGCGCCGGGTTCTGTTGGGGAGTCGAGCGCGCCATCGAGATCACGCGCGACTACGCGCACCAAGGACGGAAGCCCGTCTACACGGATGGCCCGTTGATCCACAACCGCCAGATGATGGAGAAGTTGTCCGAGGAGGGCATCCGCGAGGTCGGCGACTACCAGAGCCGCGCGAACATCGCGGTGAACCCCGCCGCCCCGGGCGAGAATCCCGTGATGGTGGTGCGCGCGCATGGCATTTCGCCGGAGCGGCGCAACTACCTGAAAAGCCTCGGCATGGACTTCAAGGACGCGACGTGTCCCGACGTCGGCATCATCGCGGGCAAGATCCGGCTGCACGCCAAGAAAGGCTACGCGACGATCATCTTCGGCGACAAAAATCATCCGGAAGCGATCGGGCTGTTGGGTTACACGGAGGGTCGCGGCTACTGCATCACGAGCAAGGCGGACATCGATGCGCTGCCGGCGCTCGAGCGCGTGTGCATGGTTTCCCAATCGACGATGTTCATGCACGAATTCGCCGAGCTCTCCGAATATGCGCGGCAGAAGTTCAAGGAAGTGCTGGTGTTCGACACGATCTGTCAGGCGACGAAGGACCGGCAAACCGACGTCGTCGCACTCGCGCGTCAAGGCGCGCAGGCGATCGTCGTCATCGGCGGCCATCACTCGGCGAACACGGTGAAACTGGCCTCGCTCGCGCGGTTGCAGAACCTGCCCACGTATCACATCGAAACCGCCGCCGAGCTTTCGCCGGAGGAGATGAAAAAGTTCACCGTGATCGGCGTCACCGCCGGCGCCTCGACGCCCGAATTCCTGATCAGCGAAGTCTGCGCGAAGCTCGAGGCGTTGTGA